A part of Hydrogenobacter sp. T-8 genomic DNA contains:
- the rpoZ gene encoding DNA-directed RNA polymerase subunit omega, translated as MSRRPNIEEALKKVSSRYELVHAATKRVSQLLERGEDIFVRDKTRGELIKKTFQAIEDIAQGKVQVVRLRRSSEND; from the coding sequence ATGAGTAGAAGACCAAACATAGAGGAGGCGCTTAAAAAAGTGTCTTCAAGATATGAGCTTGTGCACGCTGCAACAAAGAGAGTAAGCCAGCTACTGGAAAGGGGTGAAGACATCTTTGTAAGGGATAAGACAAGAGGTGAGCTTATAAAGAAGACTTTCCAGGCTATAGAAGACATAGCCCAGGGTAAGGTTCAGGTAGTAAGACTAAGGAGAAGCTCTGAAAATGATTAA
- the asd gene encoding aspartate-semialdehyde dehydrogenase: MGYKVAVVGATGEVGRAFLRVLEERNFPVDELLLFASERSEGLELTFRGERLKVQALNKIADFKGIDIALFSAGSSISKEYAPKFASDGAVVIDNSSAWRLEPDVPLVVPEVNPEDVKDHKGIIANPNCSTIQMLVALKPIYDAVGIEAIVVSTYQSVSGAGAKAIMELQEQTRAWCEGKEIPPAKALPKRIAFNVVPQIDIFTENGYTKEELKMLNETRKILHDPNIRVSATCVRVPVLYGHSEAVSVKLKSELSPESAREILRKAKGVVVVDSPTEGQYPLAVDVAGKDDVFVGRIRKDLVFEPGLSMWVVADNIRKGAATNAVQIAELLTQYAMV, translated from the coding sequence ATGGGTTACAAGGTAGCGGTAGTTGGTGCAACAGGCGAAGTTGGAAGGGCGTTCCTCCGAGTTTTGGAAGAGAGAAACTTTCCCGTGGATGAGCTACTTCTTTTCGCCTCTGAAAGGTCCGAAGGGCTTGAGCTTACCTTTAGGGGCGAAAGGCTAAAAGTTCAGGCACTCAATAAAATTGCTGACTTTAAAGGTATAGACATAGCACTCTTTTCCGCAGGCTCTTCTATAAGCAAGGAATACGCCCCAAAGTTTGCTTCCGACGGTGCTGTTGTTATAGATAACTCCTCCGCATGGAGGCTTGAACCCGATGTGCCCCTCGTGGTGCCAGAGGTAAACCCAGAAGATGTCAAAGACCACAAGGGTATAATAGCCAACCCTAACTGCTCTACCATACAGATGCTTGTAGCACTAAAGCCCATATACGATGCGGTTGGGATAGAAGCGATTGTTGTTTCCACCTACCAGTCTGTCTCTGGAGCAGGTGCAAAAGCTATAATGGAGCTTCAAGAACAAACAAGGGCATGGTGCGAAGGAAAAGAAATACCACCAGCAAAGGCACTACCAAAAAGAATAGCCTTCAACGTAGTGCCACAGATAGACATTTTTACAGAAAACGGATACACGAAGGAAGAGCTAAAGATGCTCAACGAGACCAGAAAGATACTCCACGACCCCAATATAAGGGTCTCCGCAACCTGCGTAAGAGTGCCAGTCCTCTACGGACATTCAGAGGCTGTAAGCGTAAAACTCAAATCTGAACTATCCCCAGAATCCGCAAGGGAAATCCTAAGGAAAGCCAAAGGTGTTGTGGTGGTTGATAGTCCTACGGAGGGTCAATATCCCCTCGCGGTAGATGTGGCAGGGAAAGACGATGTTTTTGTAGGAAGGATAAGGAAAGACCTGGTCTTTGAGCCAGGGCTTTCCATGTGGGTAGTGGCGGACAACATACGCAAAGGTGCGGCTACCAACGCAGTGCAGATAGCAGAACTTTTAACACAATATGCCATGGTGTAA
- a CDS encoding acetyl-CoA carboxylase carboxyltransferase subunit alpha has product MVLDFEKELQEIYQKAEQLKRLYSLGDKEREKELRKAQREFLKKSKEIYSKLDPWERVLLARHPQRPHAVDYINLIFKNFIELHGDRCFGDDKSIVAGFAYFDTFPVAVIGQEKGRTTKEKMERNFGMPHPEGYRKAIRIAKLAEKYGMPVITLIDTPGAYPGIGAEERGQSEAIAQSLYTFGYLKVPSIAVIIGEGGSGGALALGVANRVLMLENAIYSVISPEGCAAILWKDQGKVKEASKALKLTAHDLLKLGVVDVIVPEPLGSAHWDYKRSARILKYMLRKCLKELIYMSPGEVIQDRIRKFEKMGVFVEL; this is encoded by the coding sequence ATGGTTCTGGACTTTGAGAAGGAACTTCAGGAGATCTACCAAAAGGCAGAACAACTCAAGAGGCTCTACAGCCTTGGAGACAAAGAGAGGGAAAAAGAGCTCAGAAAAGCTCAAAGGGAATTCTTAAAAAAGAGCAAAGAGATATATTCAAAACTTGACCCTTGGGAGAGGGTTCTCCTTGCAAGACATCCTCAAAGACCACACGCAGTTGACTACATAAACCTCATATTCAAAAACTTCATAGAGCTTCATGGAGATAGATGTTTTGGGGATGACAAGTCCATAGTGGCTGGCTTTGCTTACTTTGATACTTTCCCTGTGGCGGTGATAGGTCAAGAAAAGGGTAGGACAACAAAGGAGAAGATGGAAAGGAACTTTGGCATGCCTCATCCAGAAGGATATAGAAAGGCTATAAGGATAGCAAAGTTGGCGGAAAAGTATGGTATGCCCGTTATAACGCTCATAGACACACCGGGTGCCTATCCGGGTATAGGTGCGGAAGAAAGGGGGCAGTCTGAAGCCATAGCCCAAAGTCTCTACACCTTTGGCTACTTAAAAGTTCCAAGTATTGCAGTGATAATAGGAGAGGGGGGGTCTGGTGGTGCCCTCGCCCTCGGAGTTGCCAACAGAGTGCTTATGTTAGAAAACGCAATTTACTCCGTTATATCCCCCGAAGGCTGTGCGGCTATACTTTGGAAAGATCAGGGTAAGGTTAAAGAAGCCTCAAAAGCCCTTAAGCTCACAGCTCATGACCTTTTGAAGCTGGGGGTAGTAGACGTCATAGTGCCAGAGCCTCTTGGTTCAGCTCATTGGGACTACAAAAGGAGTGCAAGAATTTTAAAATACATGCTTAGAAAATGCTTAAAAGAACTTATATACATGAGCCCCGGAGAGGTCATACAAGATAGAATAAGGAAATTTGAGAAGATGGGTGTCTTTGTGGAGCTATGA
- the amrB gene encoding AmmeMemoRadiSam system protein B has translation MKPKIRPLEVIPQGKSFWLKDPMGISDGLLVSYHALLLLSLMDGTREFEELRAEFFKRTGIILREQELREFIELLEKSLLLEGENFQKTLNSMRQEMLCKGIRPMSHVGEVYPEDAESCKAFLMGEEKEKRDLLGLMVPHMDLRVARKTYWEGYGRLKADKRLVVILGVSHYWHEMPFSVLPLHMETPFGILETRKDLLEKLQSFYSFDITHDLFSYRQEHSIEFVSIYAKMLLPESKALALIVSYGDKDFLKTLAENLLKVIDKELHHTLIISSVDLSHVGKKFGDMQSYDPSFRDRKYLELLQNLKGDDAFELLQETKNSTRIDGQYTNLVFSHMLKKAGLEKGELFDYSFYYENPTDSIVSYASIGF, from the coding sequence ATGAAGCCAAAAATAAGACCCCTTGAAGTAATTCCTCAAGGCAAGTCCTTCTGGCTCAAAGACCCAATGGGAATATCCGATGGTCTTTTGGTGTCTTACCATGCTCTCCTCCTTCTATCCCTTATGGACGGAACGAGAGAGTTTGAGGAGCTAAGGGCTGAATTTTTTAAAAGGACTGGCATAATCCTTAGAGAGCAAGAACTCAGGGAGTTTATTGAGCTTCTTGAAAAATCCCTTCTGTTAGAGGGAGAGAATTTCCAAAAGACTCTCAATTCCATGCGTCAAGAAATGCTCTGCAAAGGCATAAGACCCATGTCCCATGTGGGTGAGGTATACCCTGAGGATGCGGAAAGTTGCAAAGCCTTTCTCATGGGAGAGGAAAAAGAAAAGAGGGACCTGTTAGGGCTTATGGTTCCTCATATGGACTTAAGAGTTGCAAGAAAAACGTACTGGGAAGGTTATGGAAGGCTCAAGGCGGACAAAAGGCTTGTGGTAATATTAGGCGTTTCCCACTATTGGCATGAGATGCCCTTTTCTGTCTTACCTCTCCATATGGAAACACCCTTTGGCATACTTGAAACAAGAAAAGACCTGCTTGAGAAACTGCAATCCTTCTACAGCTTTGACATAACTCACGACCTTTTTTCCTATAGACAAGAACATTCCATAGAGTTTGTCTCAATTTATGCAAAAATGCTCCTTCCAGAGTCAAAGGCGTTAGCCCTTATAGTTTCCTATGGAGATAAAGACTTCCTAAAAACCCTTGCGGAAAACCTTTTAAAGGTAATAGACAAAGAACTTCATCACACCCTTATAATTTCAAGCGTTGACCTAAGCCATGTGGGGAAAAAGTTCGGAGATATGCAAAGTTATGACCCTTCCTTTAGAGACAGGAAATACCTTGAACTTTTACAAAATCTCAAAGGAGATGATGCTTTTGAACTGCTCCAAGAGACTAAAAACTCCACACGCATAGACGGTCAGTATACAAACCTTGTATTTTCCCATATGTTAAAGAAGGCAGGGCTTGAGAAGGGTGAGCTTTTTGATTACAGCTTCTACTACGAAAATCCCACAGACTCTATAGTTTCCTACGCAAGCATAGGCTTTTAG
- a CDS encoding DUF503 domain-containing protein has product MVLGLLRVELFFPENGSLKEKRHYLRSIKDKVRSSFNVSVSEVDYHDLWQRSSLAFACVSHEKSIAENTLSGVKKLLERHYPEFILELKSEYLFL; this is encoded by the coding sequence ATGGTATTGGGTTTACTAAGAGTAGAGCTTTTCTTTCCCGAGAACGGGTCCCTTAAGGAGAAAAGGCACTACCTAAGGTCTATTAAGGACAAGGTGAGGTCTTCCTTTAATGTTTCTGTCTCTGAGGTAGACTACCATGACCTGTGGCAGAGGTCAAGCCTTGCCTTTGCATGTGTTTCTCATGAAAAGTCAATAGCGGAAAACACCCTAAGCGGTGTGAAAAAGCTACTTGAAAGGCACTACCCAGAGTTTATACTTGAGCTTAAGAGCGAATACCTATTCCTCTAA
- a CDS encoding nicotinate phosphoribosyltransferase yields the protein MPSKALFTDLYELTMAQAYLEANKVGRAVFSLFVRKLPKNRNFLVSCGLEPLIEALGEFRFGDKELRYLKSLNMFKDWFLDYLEQYQFRGNLYAIREGMIVFQNEPLVQIEGSLPEVQILETLVINIVHYNTLIASKSARCYLVSKDRALVDFGLRRAHGLDAGLYGARACYITGFAGTSNLYAGRKYGIPVFGTMAHSFVMVFEEEEEAFKAFARSFPDRTVFLIDTYDTFEGAKKALKLMREGIKVVGVRIDSGDLLEECIRVKDLFQREGFEDIKIVVSGGLDEEDLHRLLSGGAPVDIFGVGTKVLTSADAPYLDIAYKLVEYEGKPKFKLSPGKQTFPYKRQVIRHYEDGLMCYDEVIPYREGGLVEVVYKEGSLIRPLPSLKEIRETFLDELSKMPAWLKSLNKEKDYNVLLKEV from the coding sequence ATGCCATCAAAGGCACTCTTCACGGACCTCTATGAGCTTACCATGGCTCAGGCTTACCTTGAAGCCAATAAGGTAGGCAGGGCGGTCTTTAGCCTTTTTGTGAGAAAACTTCCAAAAAACAGAAACTTTCTTGTTTCCTGTGGGCTTGAACCTCTTATTGAAGCTCTTGGGGAGTTTAGGTTTGGTGATAAGGAGCTGAGGTATCTGAAGTCTCTGAATATGTTTAAGGACTGGTTTTTAGATTATCTGGAGCAATATCAGTTTAGGGGAAACCTCTACGCTATAAGGGAGGGCATGATAGTCTTTCAGAATGAACCACTTGTTCAGATAGAAGGCTCTTTACCAGAGGTGCAAATCCTTGAGACTCTTGTTATAAACATAGTGCATTACAATACGCTTATTGCCTCAAAATCCGCAAGGTGCTACTTGGTATCTAAGGATAGAGCTCTCGTGGACTTTGGCTTAAGGAGGGCACATGGGCTTGACGCAGGTCTCTATGGAGCAAGGGCTTGCTACATAACGGGCTTTGCGGGCACTTCAAACCTCTATGCGGGAAGGAAATACGGAATTCCAGTCTTTGGCACTATGGCACACTCCTTTGTTATGGTCTTTGAGGAGGAGGAAGAAGCCTTTAAGGCTTTTGCAAGGAGCTTCCCAGACAGGACTGTATTCCTCATAGATACCTATGACACCTTTGAGGGGGCAAAGAAAGCTTTAAAGCTGATGAGGGAGGGTATAAAGGTTGTGGGAGTGAGAATTGACAGTGGAGACCTGCTTGAGGAGTGCATAAGGGTAAAGGACCTTTTCCAAAGGGAAGGCTTTGAGGATATAAAGATAGTAGTCAGTGGAGGGCTTGACGAAGAAGACCTGCATAGACTTTTATCTGGCGGTGCACCTGTGGATATCTTTGGCGTTGGCACTAAGGTTTTGACCTCTGCGGACGCTCCCTATCTTGATATAGCCTACAAGCTGGTGGAATACGAGGGAAAGCCAAAGTTTAAGCTAAGCCCTGGGAAGCAAACCTTTCCCTACAAGAGACAAGTTATAAGGCATTACGAAGATGGTCTTATGTGCTATGATGAGGTTATTCCCTACAGAGAGGGAGGGCTAGTGGAGGTCGTATACAAGGAGGGAAGTCTTATAAGACCCTTGCCCAGTCTAAAGGAGATAAGGGAAACCTTTTTAGATGAACTTTCCAAAATGCCTGCCTGGTTAAAGTCCTTAAACAAGGAAAAGGATTATAATGTTTTATTAAAGGAGGTTTGA
- the gmk gene encoding guanylate kinase — protein MLFVLSAPSGAGKTTVADRLLKTCPRVRRIITATTRPKREGEEHGVDYIFMDKTEFERRTEEGYFLEYANVYGNYYGTPKDQVLKNEQEGVDSLLVIDVQGASKIREVYPESVLIFLMPPSLEELKRRLLSRGYGRENLEQRLQKAEEEIACARHFDYIVVNEFIDKTVEAIHTIIVAHRYRREVFLKRMNIGDTTLVRIIMEGSCKMFKVSTF, from the coding sequence ATGCTCTTTGTCCTTTCTGCACCTTCTGGAGCAGGCAAGACTACAGTGGCGGATAGACTTCTCAAAACTTGCCCAAGAGTGAGAAGGATCATAACAGCAACCACAAGACCAAAAAGAGAAGGGGAAGAACACGGTGTGGATTATATATTCATGGACAAGACGGAGTTTGAAAGAAGAACAGAAGAAGGCTATTTTCTTGAATACGCCAACGTCTATGGGAACTACTACGGAACTCCCAAGGACCAGGTCCTTAAGAACGAGCAAGAAGGTGTGGACTCCCTTCTTGTTATAGATGTGCAAGGTGCAAGCAAGATAAGAGAGGTCTATCCAGAGAGCGTGCTCATCTTTCTTATGCCACCAAGTCTTGAAGAGTTAAAGAGAAGGCTCCTAAGCAGGGGCTATGGCAGGGAGAATTTAGAACAAAGACTTCAGAAAGCTGAGGAGGAGATAGCTTGTGCGAGGCATTTTGATTATATAGTGGTAAACGAATTCATCGACAAAACAGTTGAAGCCATCCACACAATAATAGTCGCCCATAGGTATAGAAGGGAGGTTTTTCTAAAGAGGATGAACATAGGCGACACTACCTTGGTCCGCATAATCATGGAAGGGTCTTGTAAAATGTTTAAGGTTAGCACTTTCTAA
- a CDS encoding DUF3536 domain-containing protein, with product MSLLCVHCHFHQPPRENPYLGLITLEPSAQPFENWNERIFRESYLPNLYAHYRKGGKILKVVNNYEHVSFNFTFTLISWLFREKYWFIDRLKGAGKNAIATSFNHTILPLDPEEDREVQIVWGIRAFEKVFGRKPLGFWLPELAVDRKTLSLLVKHGIKYVILAPHQVKTKGSYLRHNLPEGHIDIFVYDGELSHGIAFGDLINHMDEVIRIASARKGLTLIAVDGETFGHHKKFGEMGLAYLVENYPNMKTIEELYKTMHPEGETEIWEFTSWSCAHGIERWRSDCGCTTGGLHGWHQKWRGPMREALEMVRSEVRERLFRVLEKYTKDPQSALFDFADILLGGSKEEYLQDKAKRSLSKEERVELFKHLYAYKYISYAFSSDGWFFADISGIEAVKNLLFAKKAIDLIGNGELEERFLRVLSEAPSNLQSYGSGLGVWHSLVLPQKVSERQVITSITALELSDVIPQEGTLGNFYYRVEGFEPWKVYLKDMETEEEFEDMEELKEFNTNNVPQPLLSWLLDKWALAYLSEAVNFTENHELLLEDLLVHARGKYFEAGNLIESNVEAYLRLKLYLLLRELAPVKEIKRVLEKADYLNLNVRNVSVKFWMERYISKKILMGISEEEAKEIVTFIKEYNTAVGRYDLMVNLWDLQNWAWENREKLSPETLSLLEFA from the coding sequence ATGAGCCTTCTATGTGTTCACTGTCACTTCCATCAGCCTCCGAGGGAGAACCCCTACTTAGGTCTTATCACCTTAGAGCCTTCCGCCCAACCTTTTGAAAACTGGAATGAGAGAATATTCAGAGAGTCCTATCTTCCCAACCTCTACGCCCATTATAGGAAAGGGGGGAAGATCCTAAAGGTCGTCAACAACTATGAACATGTAAGTTTTAACTTCACCTTTACTCTTATCTCCTGGCTTTTCAGAGAGAAATACTGGTTTATTGACAGACTTAAAGGAGCAGGTAAAAATGCCATTGCTACGAGCTTTAACCACACCATACTACCCCTTGACCCAGAGGAAGACAGAGAGGTGCAAATAGTCTGGGGTATAAGGGCTTTTGAGAAGGTTTTTGGAAGAAAGCCTTTGGGCTTTTGGCTTCCAGAGCTTGCGGTAGATAGAAAAACCCTATCCCTTTTGGTAAAGCATGGCATAAAATACGTTATACTTGCACCACATCAGGTCAAAACAAAGGGAAGCTACCTCAGACATAACCTTCCGGAAGGACATATAGACATCTTTGTCTATGATGGAGAGCTATCTCATGGTATAGCCTTTGGAGACCTCATAAATCATATGGATGAGGTTATAAGAATAGCGAGTGCAAGAAAAGGTCTTACCCTTATTGCAGTAGATGGCGAGACCTTTGGTCATCACAAAAAATTCGGTGAGATGGGACTTGCCTATCTTGTGGAGAATTATCCAAACATGAAGACCATTGAAGAATTGTATAAGACCATGCATCCAGAGGGTGAAACGGAGATATGGGAGTTTACTTCTTGGAGCTGTGCTCACGGTATAGAAAGGTGGAGATCTGACTGCGGATGCACCACGGGAGGACTGCATGGCTGGCATCAAAAGTGGAGAGGACCTATGAGGGAAGCCCTTGAGATGGTGAGGTCAGAAGTAAGGGAAAGACTATTTAGAGTTTTGGAAAAGTATACAAAAGACCCACAGAGTGCCCTTTTTGACTTTGCGGATATACTGCTTGGAGGTTCAAAAGAGGAATATCTCCAGGACAAGGCAAAAAGATCTCTTAGCAAAGAGGAAAGAGTGGAGCTTTTTAAGCATCTATATGCTTACAAATACATAAGCTATGCCTTTTCTTCTGATGGTTGGTTCTTCGCTGATATCTCTGGTATAGAGGCGGTAAAAAACCTACTCTTTGCAAAAAAAGCCATAGACCTTATTGGCAATGGAGAGCTTGAAGAAAGATTTCTTCGTGTGCTTTCTGAAGCTCCCAGCAATCTACAATCCTATGGCAGCGGTCTTGGAGTATGGCACAGCCTTGTTTTGCCTCAGAAGGTTTCGGAAAGGCAGGTTATAACCTCAATAACAGCTCTTGAGCTGTCGGACGTGATCCCTCAGGAGGGAACTCTTGGCAATTTCTACTACAGGGTGGAAGGCTTTGAACCCTGGAAAGTCTATCTCAAAGACATGGAAACAGAGGAAGAGTTTGAAGATATGGAAGAATTGAAGGAGTTTAATACCAACAATGTCCCTCAACCTCTTCTCAGTTGGCTACTGGACAAATGGGCTCTTGCATACCTTTCGGAGGCTGTGAATTTTACAGAAAACCACGAACTTCTACTTGAGGACCTGCTTGTCCACGCACGGGGCAAATACTTTGAAGCAGGAAATCTAATAGAGAGCAATGTGGAAGCCTACCTCAGGCTAAAGCTTTATCTTCTTCTCAGAGAGCTTGCTCCAGTGAAAGAGATCAAAAGAGTGCTGGAAAAGGCGGACTACCTTAACCTTAACGTAAGGAATGTTTCTGTTAAGTTCTGGATGGAAAGATACATAAGCAAGAAGATACTAATGGGTATATCGGAAGAAGAGGCAAAGGAGATAGTGACATTTATCAAAGAATACAACACGGCGGTAGGAAGGTATGACCTTATGGTAAACCTGTGGGACCTTCAAAACTGGGCATGGGAAAACAGAGAAAAGCTAAGCCCTGAAACCCTCAGCCTCTTAGAGTTTGCGTAA
- a CDS encoding lytic transglycosylase domain-containing protein, whose translation MFLLLFLIFPFLVYAQLPPEYILLINYMEKRDALIGYRILKDYPDAVFKDDLRLFLAQDELKAGKTQSASRLLMDINPRNLREDLRGEYVKLWKDLGLDPKVGFLRSPVLFREFIPKIQLSSEEALSAGEELFRRRYYREVVSLLEGMDFQRVCYMLGMSLRSLRENESAFEVFQRCEDDRARVELAIMQYERGQRAEVEVTLSSIRDRNLLSDALFRLGRLNLHRGSFQEAINYLVRMEPSYRRDFNLGLSYYAIGDYAKALENFINSTRNAQSRDEVSAGNFWAYKSALLLGREDAGEYLIKASNGAGFYHAVASSLLGLPVASRAMRVVMEDESFPKTAKVIKAIWEAGFPEYARLEALKRLRDISSSDIIALSRLDPHLAVKLAVRKYGYGSFVYNAVAFPKPYRGVVGKASEKYSIDVALIYAVMRQESLFDPYAVSVANARGLMQLIDSTAQYVARREGIKIRNIYDPETNILLGTAYLRYLLDRWNGDIVKAIASYNAGPARVSGWVQHEDQYLFIETIPLRETRDYVKRVLYNYYVYSEILK comes from the coding sequence ATGTTCCTACTACTGTTTTTAATTTTTCCTTTTCTTGTCTACGCACAGCTACCACCAGAGTATATACTTCTTATAAACTATATGGAGAAAAGGGATGCCTTGATTGGATACAGGATATTAAAGGATTATCCAGATGCGGTTTTTAAAGATGATTTAAGGCTTTTTCTCGCACAGGATGAGTTAAAGGCAGGGAAAACTCAATCCGCCAGCAGGCTTTTGATGGATATAAACCCAAGAAACCTTAGAGAGGACTTAAGGGGAGAATATGTCAAGCTATGGAAAGACCTTGGCTTAGACCCAAAGGTGGGTTTTTTAAGGTCTCCTGTGCTATTTAGAGAATTTATACCTAAGATACAACTTAGTTCTGAGGAAGCTCTGTCCGCAGGGGAAGAACTTTTTAGAAGAAGGTATTACAGAGAAGTGGTTTCACTTCTTGAGGGCATGGACTTTCAAAGGGTCTGTTACATGCTTGGCATGTCCTTGAGGTCTCTTAGAGAAAACGAAAGTGCTTTTGAGGTATTCCAAAGATGCGAAGACGATAGGGCGAGGGTTGAACTGGCTATAATGCAATACGAAAGAGGGCAAAGGGCAGAGGTTGAGGTAACCCTTTCATCTATCAGAGACAGGAATCTTCTTTCGGATGCCCTTTTTAGGCTTGGAAGACTAAACCTACATAGGGGAAGTTTTCAGGAAGCAATAAACTACCTTGTCCGCATGGAGCCCTCGTACAGAAGAGATTTTAACCTTGGTTTATCCTACTACGCCATTGGAGATTATGCAAAAGCCCTTGAAAACTTTATAAACTCAACAAGGAACGCCCAGAGTAGGGATGAAGTATCCGCCGGCAATTTCTGGGCATATAAAAGTGCATTGCTCTTAGGGAGAGAAGACGCAGGAGAATACCTCATAAAGGCTTCCAACGGTGCCGGTTTTTATCATGCGGTTGCCAGCTCCCTGTTGGGTCTTCCAGTGGCAAGTAGGGCTATGAGGGTGGTTATGGAGGACGAAAGCTTTCCAAAAACCGCAAAGGTAATAAAAGCTATATGGGAAGCGGGTTTTCCTGAATATGCAAGGCTTGAGGCTCTTAAAAGGCTTAGGGATATAAGCTCTTCCGATATTATAGCCCTATCTCGTCTTGACCCTCACCTGGCGGTAAAACTTGCAGTTAGAAAATATGGCTACGGAAGTTTTGTATACAACGCGGTAGCCTTTCCCAAACCATATAGAGGCGTTGTGGGGAAAGCCTCTGAGAAATATTCCATAGATGTCGCTCTCATATATGCAGTAATGAGACAAGAAAGTCTCTTTGACCCCTATGCAGTGTCTGTAGCAAACGCCAGAGGGCTTATGCAACTTATAGACAGTACCGCACAGTATGTGGCAAGAAGAGAGGGAATAAAGATAAGAAACATCTATGACCCAGAGACCAACATTTTGCTCGGCACAGCCTATTTAAGATACCTGCTGGATAGGTGGAATGGTGACATAGTGAAAGCCATCGCCAGCTATAACGCCGGACCTGCAAGGGTAAGCGGTTGGGTCCAACACGAAGACCAATACCTTTTTATAGAAACCATACCTCTCAGAGAAACAAGAGACTACGTCAAGAGGGTGCTTTATAACTACTATGTATACTCAGAAATTTTAAAGTGA
- a CDS encoding Mov34/MPN/PAD-1 family protein codes for MLRIKGSALQKTIAQAERDYPYETCGLLLGKVEGNVRTVFGAYETPNANPNRKNDRYEIAPEDYLKAEKKAKEFGLEIVGVYHSHPDHPDRPSQFDEERAFEGFSYLILSVSKGKVVSYRSWELVDQKFREEEILIFG; via the coding sequence ATGCTCAGGATCAAGGGATCTGCTCTTCAAAAGACCATAGCACAGGCAGAGAGGGATTATCCCTACGAGACCTGTGGTCTTCTTTTAGGAAAAGTGGAAGGGAATGTAAGGACTGTTTTCGGAGCTTACGAGACACCTAACGCAAACCCTAATAGAAAGAACGACCGCTACGAGATAGCACCGGAAGACTACCTAAAGGCTGAGAAAAAGGCAAAAGAGTTTGGACTTGAGATAGTAGGCGTATACCATTCCCACCCCGACCATCCAGATAGACCTTCTCAATTTGATGAGGAGAGGGCTTTTGAAGGCTTTTCTTATCTAATACTTTCTGTAAGCAAAGGCAAGGTGGTCTCCTACAGAAGCTGGGAGCTTGTTGACCAAAAGTTTAGAGAGGAAGAGATTTTAATATTTGGATGA